TCTTCCCCAGAAACACCCCGATAACCGACAATGCCCCAAGTTGCTTCATCTTTCGTTGCAGTTGCCTGAAGCTCTCCCCGGTCGTGAGTACATCATCCAGCAGGACAACATTCTTTCCTCTGATATACCGCCGTGTGAATTGCAGATTCCGCAGTATGTCCTTATCCTTTCCTTTTCCTTTCAGCTGCTCGCGGTCTTCCTCTATCCAGATGGCTTTGAAACCGTCCGTAATGCCCAGCCATTCCGATAGGTAGTAGCATACCACCGGAAAGCGTTTCCGCTGTCTCTCCCTTGTCGATGCGGGTATAGGTATCAGTACCGTGTCTTCCTTCGTTCCGTTGAATCCCGCATGTTTCAGACACAGTGCCAGTATCCGTGCGACCAGCTCGCCGCAGTATCCTCCTTCCTTAAAACGGAATATCAGGTTGCTTACCCGTTTCTGGTGTGTATCCGTCTTTTCAATCTTCGTTGGGTAATAGTCATGCAGGTAGTGGCACCTGCACCCGTCTATAAGAACTTCTCCCTTGAACATTGTTTCGTACGGATAG
The Phocaeicola salanitronis DSM 18170 genome window above contains:
- a CDS encoding ComF family protein yields the protein MVEEFDLLEEVEVQFCDEECTESVWHGVNYSESLFSREKPKSELTVVIREEGMMYFLTADIKEFAGLCRKHGWYIVSHQRFSEAMEIGMCLMEAGKHAGWYSLGRSKEWNAMMRDVLNFTFEREKKMDFYPYETMFKGEVLIDGCRCHYLHDYYPTKIEKTDTHQKRVSNLIFRFKEGGYCGELVARILALCLKHAGFNGTKEDTVLIPIPASTRERQRKRFPVVCYYLSEWLGITDGFKAIWIEEDREQLKGKGKDKDILRNLQFTRRYIRGKNVVLLDDVLTTGESFRQLQRKMKQLGALSVIGVFLGKTV